CCTCGCGCTGGACAACAGATTCAGGCATAGGTCCGAACTGAGACAGGTCTCGGTCTCGGACTTGCAGGGTCACCTTTCGGAGATCGAGAACCGTGAAGAGGAATGATAGATATAGTATAGCGGCCTCGATTGAGAGGCCGGTATCACGAGAAAGGGACCGGCGAAGGGAATAGAACGACATTTCACCAACGCCGTTCCGCTCCGAGTGAGCCGTCAAGGCCAGCAACGTAACCGCACTACCGCTAACCGTCTCCTCCGCCACCACAAACCCAGCGACCTGGTTCGTGATATCAGCAATCACCTCCGCCGGATGGATGTACTGACCCGCGGTTGGCAACCGCCATCCCGTATCCGGGCTGTTCACCAGATCAAGAATTAGCTCCGCATCAGCCATCCTCGGCGCACGCAACCTCACCCGGCCTGATCGAAGACCTCCTTGTGCATGCGCCTCGCTCAACGAGCCGAGTTCACTGCGTGATAGATAGAATCGATCCACTGCAGAAAGAGGCGAGCTGCCGCCATCATTGGCCTTGGATACAGCACGCGCTCGATCCATTCCCTCCCGAACCACGTCCTCACCCAAAGAAAGCACCATTGTTCTTACGGATAAAGTACAGTCGAACGCCAGAACAGGTGTCATATGACATCATCGCGTTCGGCTGATTAGCGTCTTCCGACATTGCTCTTGACTCATTCCAAAGACTATTGACTGAACTCATCTGGTCATTGGTCACCAAGTCCCAGTTCGATGGTTTGTTCGCACCGTACTGATTGTTGCATATGTCCATTCTCTCATTGCGATTTGCTAAATCAGGGCCTGGTGGATTGCTCGACGTGACCGGCTGCTCATGTGCCAAAGTCATAAGAAACACCCACCCCCTATCCTTAGTAGTTACCGCGGCTCGCGCATTCCAGGACGCGTGCATGAACGCGTTGTCCCTACTACCGTCCATCGGCCAACCATCCTCTGCCGGCAGGCGGCCAGGACGAGTCAGTGCATCTTCCTTCGCTGCGGTCGATGAGGCGTAAGTAAGTAGGCATTTCGTCGTCGAAGTAGCACACACGGCAACTTCGTAAGTATTCACTACGCCACTAAGCGGATAGGCCGCCGCTTCAGGTGTGCCCAGCGTCGGGAATACAGCCGCCACGGTGGCCGCAACTGCCGTCGCTTTGATACCATTATTGGCACGTCTCATTGGTCTGCTATTCTTGCTCACGGATTCACCTCCTGGACCGTGATCGACGCGACGGCATCAGCTGCCGTGCATTCAGCCGAAGTTGTCAATGAGACTGAGATCCTACTATCTGCAGTCGGCACCCACGAGATGGTTCGGAATCCCTTGGACGGATTTTGCGAAACCCATACACGCCCACCATCAGCCCCAACGTCATTAATAACCTCCACCCTTTCAGACATTACTTCTGATTTCAGTATCGCTGGCTCCCCTTTAGATGCCAGAAAGAGTGAAACGGCGGAAGGTACATCGCAGAATATAACTGGCTCGGAATAGATGGGCGTCCAGATGACATCAAATAGTTCCGACGGAGCAGGGACCGGAATCCCAGAGGCCGCGACCTGTCGACCACCCTCATCAAGGAACCGAGACATTGTCTCAACGCCAACCCCGAAGCTCTTCGCCATCGTTTCAAGGGCTTCTTCGTCAGTCGGCAACCCATTTGCTATCTGCTCCAAGCTCTGCGCACGCCATAGACCAAAGGATTCGACCGCGATATCGACGCGCTGATCATCTGACAGATCCTTGATGCTCGCTCTATCTCGATATACAGGAAGGAGCACGACGCCATCTTCGATCATGTCGACTATTGCATCTTCACGGACTTCCTCCGTTGCCAACGCCACCTCAGCAGCCTTTTCGGAAGCTAGCCCTGGTGAGTGGCGGGCCTCTCCGCACCCCGCTCCCAATATCACCAGAAAAGGTACGAGAACATAGCCACTTGTAGTCTTCTGAATACCCATCGATCCCCCTTCAGATTAGGATACTACCAGCGAATCACTTCATTCGCAGCCGGCCGCGATACCGACGACGGTAGAGTAGAGACAGCCCCGCTATCACGCACATCCCGAGGCCCAGCGCCACGAGCCAGACCGTCGCCGCCGGTGATGGACCTCGAACCTCGTCGAAGCCATGTACCGATTCCCTGAATGTGCAAGTCGGCCCAGGTGGCCACGCCGACCATCGGAGTTCACCGTACTGGGAACTTCCTTCAAATGGTTCACAGACTGTGGAACCAAGGATGCCAACGATCACAGTGTACGCGATTCCAACAAGAAACACCATGATCCAGATCCCCATTGCAATCAAAATAGCCACGCGGAGGCGCGAGCGATTCGATTCCTTGGGGCCTTGACGCGACAATCGGTCAGTGTTCATTCTTACAGTCGCCTTAGAAAGGGTTTCCGTCGCCGAATTGTGTTCACAGCATCATTCTTGGTTGCGGATGAGTTCAGCATCAATGGTGAGCGACCGATTTCAATAGTATAGCGAACTTGCTCGGTCGAGTTGCTCACCGAGGCCGTCGGCCTCGGCACACCCACCGCGGCCGACGACGTAACCACCGTCCAGGCCTCAAACACCGTCCAGGACGCAGACTACGGCCGGTAGCGACAACTGCCCCGGTCGATCACCGTCGTCTCACCCACCCGAGTGCGAAACGCCGCGGCACCGTCGCCCACTCGCCAGATGTCGACGCTCAACGTCTGACCGGGCAGAACCGGCTTGGAGAATCGACCGTTCATCGACACGAACCGCGACGAATCCCCCTCGCACAACGACTGCAGCAGCGCCCGACCGGCGAACCCGTACGTGCACAGACCGTGCAGGATCGGACGATCGAAGCCACCGAAGGCCGCGAAGGTCGGATCGGAATGCAGCGGATTGCGGTCACCGCAGAGTCGATAGAGCAACGCCTGATTCGCCAACGTCTCGTATTCGACCGAGACGTCCGGGTCACGTTCGGGAATCGTCACTTCGGATGTCGATTCCGCGCCACTCCCTGAGGAGCCAGCGGAAGCACCGGCAGTACCGGCACCGGCCTCTTCGGCGAACCCGCCTTCGCCACGGATGAACGCCCCGGTCAACGCGGTGAAGGCCGGCTCCTCCGACTCGATATCGGTTGCCACCGCCTCGATACGCACCAACGCTCCCGACCGCTTGTCCACGATGTCGGCGAGACGTCCCACCACCGAGACCGCGCCGCTCGGCGACAAGGGCCGATGCAATTCGATCGACTGCTCGGCATGGACGAGCATCGCCGGGTTGAAGGCGCCGATGTTGCCCAACACGTCCATCCCCGAGATGCTGTGCACCACGGCGAAGGTCGGCAGCGCCTGTGGCTCGACCCCGGTCGTGTTCTCGGTCGTGAACGCCAACTCCTGCAATGGATCGGGGTACCCCGCGCCGACCGCCAGTGCGTAGAGCATGGTGTCGTCCGCGCTCCACCGCACCTCGACCGGCCGGCCGACCGACCCGATCGATTCAAGATTCAACGCCATAGCGGGCTCCTTTGTCTTTGGTCACTGCATTCGTTGGGACAGCGATCGTTGCGGCTGCGTTCGTCGGAACCACCGCCGCCGGGCCTCACTCCTCGGGGGCCTCGGCAGCGGTCGATGCCGCCCAGCGATAGTCGGCCTTGCCCGCGGGCGAGCGCAGGACCCGATCGACGAACACCCAGGCGCGGGGCAACTTGTAGCGGGCGATGTGTTCGGCCGCGGTCGCCTTCAGGTCAGCGATCTCGGCCGTCTTACCGTCGGCCATCTGGACGATGGCACACACCTCGGACCCCCAACGCTGCGACGGACGCCCCACCACCACGGCGTCGGCAACGTCGGGGTGGGCCACGATCGCCGCCTCGACCTCCTCGACGAAGATCTTCTCGCCCCCGGAGTTGATGGTCTGAGAGTCGCGCCCGAGGAGTTCGAACGATCCGTCGGCCAAGTACCGGGCGCGATCGCCGGGCACCGAATAGCGCACACCGTCGATGACCGGGAAGGTGCGTGCCGTCTTCTCCGCGTCGTCGAAATAGCCGAGCGGGGCACTGCCGCGTTTGGCCAGCCAGCCGATGCCCTCATGTCCGGGCTCCAAGACCTCGGTGAGATCCGCGGATACCACCATCGATCCCGCGACGGGGGCGAAGGTCGCCGGTTCGGCCGAGGAGTCCTTCGTCGTCATCGACGTTCCTTGGCCACCGCCCTCCGAACTACCGAGTCCGTCGACGATCATGAGGTTCGGCAAGACCTCGAAGTAGCGCTGCTTGATCGGCTGGGTCAGCGCGGCACCACCGGACAACAGGATGAACAGCGAACTGACGTCGTGGTTGCCGCGTTCGATCTCTTCGAGGATGGGCCGACCGAAGGCGTCACCCACGATCTGGAGGAACTGGATCCCCTCGCGCTCGACGCACTCGCAGATGTCGACCGGATCGAGACGTTCGACCACGTTTTGCACGACGATCGTCGAGCCGGTGTTCAAGCCAAGGAAGGCAATCCAGTGGCCCGCACCGTGCATGAACGGCGCGGCGGGCATCGACACGAGCGAGTTCGCCTCTGCCGCTCCGGCGACCTCGTCGAGGGTCTCCCACGGCTCCCCCGTCGCCTGGTTCAGTCCACCCATCGACGACCGGAAGATGTCGGCTTGACGCCACAGCACACCCTTGGGCATTCCGGTCGTGCCACCGGTGTAGAGGATGTACAGGTCATCGGGCGACCACTCGCCGGCCCACGAGGGCAACTCGTCGGAAGCCGCGGCGAGCGCCTCCTCGTACCAGAGCGCACCCGGCAGCAACTCGTTACCCGAGTCATCGGCGATCTGGAGGAGCAACGTCAGTTCCGGAAGGTCGTCGCGGACCTCGGCGAGGGTCGGGGCAAAGGCCGAGTGATACACGATCGCCTTCGACTTGGAGTTGTCGAGCAGATACCGCAACTCTTCGGCCACGTAGCGATAGTTCACGTTGACCGGAGCGACGCGGGCCTTGAAGGCCCCGATCATCGCCTCCAGGTACTCGTTGCCGTTGTAGGCGTAGATGGCGAGGTGGTCCTGGTGGGACTCATGAGAGGCGAGACCCTCACGACCACCCGGTCGAGCACCGAGCCCATGATCGTGCAGGACGTGTGCCAATTGACGGGTGCGCCGATTGAGCTCGTCGTAGGTGAATCGGTGCCCCTTCGCCACGATGGCCGTTCGATCCGGCACCCGTTGCGCCACCGCTTCGGCTACCGCCGCGAGGTTGTGTTGTGGCACGTCGTTCATCGATCCCCCTGTGATCACAAATCGGTCGGCCCGGCGGCCGCAAGGTCGACGATGCGACCCGAATGGTGTCGACATGATGGCACTTGTCGCGGCTTGGATGTCGAACGCGAGCAGTACGATTCGACCTGCGATGCCAAGCGCTCGAACACCCCACACGACGAGTCGACCCGGGCGAGCCCGAGCATCCTCGACGGCGACCGGCGCCCCGGCGGTTCCGTCATGGGGCCGACCGATCGTCACCTGGATGGGTCGCATCGTGGTCCTCGCCGGGCTCTGGTGCATCATCGCCGTGCCGCTCTCGCTGCCGTCCTCCGGCGTCGCTCCCGCGTTGGTCGACTGGGTGAACCGGGGCTTCGGCCTGCTCAACATCCCGACCGACGCCAACTTGTTCACCGGGGCGATGCTCGGGTCGATCGGCAGCGCGCTGGTCGTTCGCAAACGCGCCGCGCTGTGGTTCGTCGCCGTCGGATTCCAGGGTGGCTGGTTGCTCGCCGCCCTGGCGGTCACCGTGTTGAGAACCGCGGAGGTCGGCGCCGTTCCCAAAGTCCTGCTCGACACCCCTGTCGAAGTCGTGCTGTTTGCGATCGAGACCGTCGTGGCCGTCGTGTTGCTGTGGGTGTTCTGGAGGGTACGGGGAGCGTTCACGGCGCGCGTCGCCCCACGGGCATTGCGACGATCCGTGCTCGCCCTCCTCGTCGGCATCGCCATCTCCGCCGGCATCGGCATCGTGTTGTCGGAACTGGCACCCGGGTCGCTGCACGACCGGTTCGTTCGCGCCGAATGGGCGATTCGCACCGCGTTCGGCCTCGGCGCCGACCCCGACATCGAATTGATCCGCGGCACCGGCGACCCGTGGGTTGCCACCGCCATCGGGGCCATGTCGACAGCAGCACTGGTGTACGCGGGCTGGGTGTTTCTGCGCTCGTCGCGGCTCACCGACTTCGTCGACACCGACGACGAGATCGCCGTGCGGACGCTGCTGGCCGACTACGGGGAGAACGATTCGCTCGGGTACTTCGCGACACGTCGCGACAAGGCCGTGGTGTTCTCCTCCGACCGTCGCGCCGCGGTGACCTATTGCGTCGAAGCCGGCGCGAGTCTGGCGTCCGCCGACCCGATCGGCGACGAGGCGTCCTGGCCCTCGGCCATCGAACAATGGCGACGGGTCGCCGGGCACCACGGCTGGGAACCGGCGGTGCTCTCCGCATCGAGTCGCGGCGCCGAGGCCTATCGTCGCGCCGGGCTCCGGGTGCTCTCGATCGGCGACGAAGCAGTCATCGAGGTGTCGGCCTTCGACATTGACGCCGCGGCGTTGCGCCCGGTGAAGCGCGCCGCCGCACGAATCGAGCGCGCCGGGTACCACATCGACCGACGCACCCATGCCGACCTCGATGCCGACGACCTACGGAGCCTCGCCGATGCCGCCGAACGCTGGCGCGGTGACGAACCCGAGCGCGGGTTTTCGATGGCCCTCGGCCGTTTGGGCGACCCGGCGGATGGTCGATGCGTGGTCGTGCGGGCGACCGACGCGACCGGTGACTTGCGGGCGTTTCTCTCGTTCGTGCCGTGGGGGCGACGCGGGTTGTCCCTCGACCTCATGCGTCGCGACCCCGACGCCGACAACGGTGTGATCGAGGCGATGGTGTGCTCCCTCGTCGACACCGCTCGCCATGTCGGAATCGACCGAATCTCGCTGAACTTCGCCATGTTTCGCGAGGTGTTCAGCGACAGCGAACGCATCGGCGCCGGTCCCGTCGTGCGGATGACCGCATCACTGCTCACTGCGGCATCGAGGTGGTGGCAGTTGGAAACGTTGTATCGATCCAGCGCCAAGTACCAGCCTCGCTGGGAGCCACGCTTCCTGTGTTTCAGCGAGCCGCTGCAGCTCAATCGTGCCTTGTTGGCCTCGGGAATCGCCGAAGGGTTCATCGCTCTGCCGGGTCGATCGTCCCGGGCGATGCCGCAGCCCGCGTCAAGTCCGGCGCTCGTGGCGGCCGCCGCAGAGTTGGCTCAGCGGCGTCCGCGCCGGGTCGATCGTCGGCTGCCACCCCAGGCCGAGAGCCGACTCTCCAAGGCGGCACAACTCAGCGCCGTCGGGTTGGCCCCCTATGCCACCTCGGTGCCCTGGCGACACCCGATCGCCGAGGTTCGGGAACGATTCGTCCACCTCAGCGACGGAGGGGTGTCAGCCTGGGAGGTGACGGTTGCCGGGCGAATCACCGCACTGCGCAAGATGGGGAAGGCATGCTTCGCGGTCGTCGACGACGGCGAAGCCTCGATAGGGCTCCTCCTCGCCAGCGATCGCCTCGACGACGCGTTCGGCGACTGGACCCGTTTCGTCGACCTCGGCGATCTCGTCGTGGCCACCGGTCCGGTCGTCTTCACACGCACCGGCGAGATGACGATCGCGGTCGACCGGTGGTCGATGGTCGCCAAGTGCGTCACCCCACCCGACCCATCCGCTCCCGGCGACCCAGGACGCCGGCGACCCGACGGCGGCCCTGTAGGCGGCCTTGTCGAAGGGCTTGTCGCCAGCGCCGCGGTCACGCGTCGACTGTGCGCCTCGCTCGAATCTCAGGAGTTCGTTCGCTACGAGGTGAGCGATGCCGAGGACTGGGAATGGACACTGCGATCGTTGAGCGCCCTCGGGGTGCCGCGTTTCTACACGGTCCTCCACGGCGATGACACACAAGGCGGTCATCCAGAAGGACCTCATGCAGAAGGACGTCGTGGGGAGCGTGCCCGCTCTCGCGATGCCGACGCTCGCGGTACCAATGCACCCGGAGCCGATTCCCAGGGAGCCGATTCCCAAGGAGCCGATGCGCTGGAGGTGGTCGCAGCCGCGCCCTACGTGGGGACCGAGGCCATCCGCACCATCGTCGAAGAGGTCATCGTGCATGTCGCCGACGTCGATCTCCGCGAAGCGACATGGCTGGCCGACGGAGGTGACATCGACAGCGGCGCTGTCGGAGGTGACATCGGCGGTCCTATCCGAACAGCGGTCGATCGCTTCGACCTGGTTGTCGACGGTCAGCGGCTCGCGACGGTCGAGGCCATCATCACCGATCCGGTCGAACAGTCCGGCCGCGCCGAGTCGGATGCGTCGGTCGACCGGCTCGTCGAGGTGCTCGAACGCGGTGTCCCGCCAACCTCCACGTTGCGTATAAGCGTCGGCGCGCTGATGCGCGCGGAACGAGACGACGGCGGATCGCGAGACGAGCGAGGCGAACGTGAATTGCTAGACGAACGAGACGAGGGCGGAGCGCGATCAGGCGGGCAGGACCCGCTGTAGGAACTCGAGCTGCGCGGTGATGGTTTCGACGAAGGCGTCACCGGTATAGATGTCGAAATGGCCGCCGCCGAATCGATACACCTCACCGAGTGGTGCCTGGCCGGCGTACTTGATGGCGGCGCCCGGCGGTGCCACCGAGTCGTCCATGCACACGTACATGAGCAACGGACAGCGCGTGTCACGAGCGAGTCGTCCCGGGCGATAGTTCGTCACCTTCAACGCGATGCGCGCCGGGATCATGTTGCGATGCGTCGTCCCTTCGGGAACGATCGACGCGTACCCATCGGCGACATCGGCGGCCGTCATCATCGCGAGGTCACCGGGGCGTCCGGCAACCGCGACACGCACCGGTTCCCCACCACGTTTGGCCGAGCGGGCATCGGCGATCGCCTTGCG
The DNA window shown above is from Microthrixaceae bacterium and carries:
- a CDS encoding MaoC family dehydratase N-terminal domain-containing protein, which produces MALNLESIGSVGRPVEVRWSADDTMLYALAVGAGYPDPLQELAFTTENTTGVEPQALPTFAVVHSISGMDVLGNIGAFNPAMLVHAEQSIELHRPLSPSGAVSVVGRLADIVDKRSGALVRIEAVATDIESEEPAFTALTGAFIRGEGGFAEEAGAGTAGASAGSSGSGAESTSEVTIPERDPDVSVEYETLANQALLYRLCGDRNPLHSDPTFAAFGGFDRPILHGLCTYGFAGRALLQSLCEGDSSRFVSMNGRFSKPVLPGQTLSVDIWRVGDGAAAFRTRVGETTVIDRGSCRYRP
- a CDS encoding acyl-CoA synthetase is translated as MNDVPQHNLAAVAEAVAQRVPDRTAIVAKGHRFTYDELNRRTRQLAHVLHDHGLGARPGGREGLASHESHQDHLAIYAYNGNEYLEAMIGAFKARVAPVNVNYRYVAEELRYLLDNSKSKAIVYHSAFAPTLAEVRDDLPELTLLLQIADDSGNELLPGALWYEEALAAASDELPSWAGEWSPDDLYILYTGGTTGMPKGVLWRQADIFRSSMGGLNQATGEPWETLDEVAGAAEANSLVSMPAAPFMHGAGHWIAFLGLNTGSTIVVQNVVERLDPVDICECVEREGIQFLQIVGDAFGRPILEEIERGNHDVSSLFILLSGGAALTQPIKQRYFEVLPNLMIVDGLGSSEGGGQGTSMTTKDSSAEPATFAPVAGSMVVSADLTEVLEPGHEGIGWLAKRGSAPLGYFDDAEKTARTFPVIDGVRYSVPGDRARYLADGSFELLGRDSQTINSGGEKIFVEEVEAAIVAHPDVADAVVVGRPSQRWGSEVCAIVQMADGKTAEIADLKATAAEHIARYKLPRAWVFVDRVLRSPAGKADYRWAASTAAEAPEE
- a CDS encoding phosphatidylglycerol lysyltransferase domain-containing protein, with product MGRIVVLAGLWCIIAVPLSLPSSGVAPALVDWVNRGFGLLNIPTDANLFTGAMLGSIGSALVVRKRAALWFVAVGFQGGWLLAALAVTVLRTAEVGAVPKVLLDTPVEVVLFAIETVVAVVLLWVFWRVRGAFTARVAPRALRRSVLALLVGIAISAGIGIVLSELAPGSLHDRFVRAEWAIRTAFGLGADPDIELIRGTGDPWVATAIGAMSTAALVYAGWVFLRSSRLTDFVDTDDEIAVRTLLADYGENDSLGYFATRRDKAVVFSSDRRAAVTYCVEAGASLASADPIGDEASWPSAIEQWRRVAGHHGWEPAVLSASSRGAEAYRRAGLRVLSIGDEAVIEVSAFDIDAAALRPVKRAAARIERAGYHIDRRTHADLDADDLRSLADAAERWRGDEPERGFSMALGRLGDPADGRCVVVRATDATGDLRAFLSFVPWGRRGLSLDLMRRDPDADNGVIEAMVCSLVDTARHVGIDRISLNFAMFREVFSDSERIGAGPVVRMTASLLTAASRWWQLETLYRSSAKYQPRWEPRFLCFSEPLQLNRALLASGIAEGFIALPGRSSRAMPQPASSPALVAAAAELAQRRPRRVDRRLPPQAESRLSKAAQLSAVGLAPYATSVPWRHPIAEVRERFVHLSDGGVSAWEVTVAGRITALRKMGKACFAVVDDGEASIGLLLASDRLDDAFGDWTRFVDLGDLVVATGPVVFTRTGEMTIAVDRWSMVAKCVTPPDPSAPGDPGRRRPDGGPVGGLVEGLVASAAVTRRLCASLESQEFVRYEVSDAEDWEWTLRSLSALGVPRFYTVLHGDDTQGGHPEGPHAEGRRGERARSRDADARGTNAPGADSQGADSQGADALEVVAAAPYVGTEAIRTIVEEVIVHVADVDLREATWLADGGDIDSGAVGGDIGGPIRTAVDRFDLVVDGQRLATVEAIITDPVEQSGRAESDASVDRLVEVLERGVPPTSTLRISVGALMRAERDDGGSRDERGERELLDERDEGGARSGGQDPL